One region of Miscanthus floridulus cultivar M001 chromosome 19, ASM1932011v1, whole genome shotgun sequence genomic DNA includes:
- the LOC136527763 gene encoding nudix hydrolase 19, chloroplastic-like has translation MAIHLRAHAFAANPLRGVSTATTAVSPSAAAEALRSVLDPSSAANPQPYLSKILPFRRGRPLARSTDPPPASAASAAPIWCLAWLPPSLVPGLAPDAFVFLGAHVEGGGKEAAAYWAVDVSEGEGATVGGPADGDGPSAFVDLRTLMVATDWSDKDAMGELAIAGHARALLEWHSTAKFCGACGAKAVPTEAGRRKQCSNESCKKRIYPRIDPVVIMLVIDKENDRALLSRQSRFVPRMWSCLAGFIEPGESLEEAVRRETWEETGIEVGQVVYHSSQPWPVGPNTMPCQLMMGFFAYAKSLEIKVDKQELEDAQWHSREDIKKALTFAEYEKAQRTNAAKVNQICKGAEKGQSLSDDFKVESGEPAPMFVPGPFAIAHHLISAWAFEGAPKLPSSFSNL, from the exons ATGGCAATCCACCTCCGCGCCCACGCCTTCGCGGCCAACCCGCTGCGTGGAgtttccaccgccaccaccgccgtgtcCCCCTCCGCGGCCGCCGAGGCTCTCCGCTCCGTTCTCGACCCCAGCTCCGCCGCCAATCCCCAGCCGTACCTCTCCAAGATCCTCCCTTTCCGCCGGGGCCGCCCGCTCGCGCGCTCCACGGACCCTCCTCCCGCGTCCGCCGCCTCCGCGGCGCCGATCTGGTGCCTCGCGTGGCTCCCGCCGTCCCTCGTCCCCGGGCTCGCCCCGGACGCCTTCGTCTTCCTGGGCGCGCACGTCGAGGGCGGCGGCAAGGAGGCCGCCGCGTACTGGGCGGTCGACGTCAGCGAGGGCGAGGGAGCGACGGTTGGCGGGCCGGCGGACGGGGATGGGCCGTCGGCGTTTGTTGACTTGAGGACGCTCATGGTCGCCACGGACTGGAGCGACAAGGATGCCATGGGGGAGCTCGCCATCGCAGGACAT GCTCGAGCACTGCTCGAATGGCACAGCACGGCAAAATTTTGTGGAGCTTGTGGAGCAAAGGCTGTTCCTACTGAAGCCGGAAGGCGTAAGCAGTGCAGCAACGAGTCCTGCAAGAAGAGGATATACCCTCGAATTGATCCG GTTGTGATCATGTTGGTCATTGATAAAGAAAATGATCGGGCGCTCTTAAGTCGCCAGTCAAGATTTGTGCCTCGAATGTGGAGTTGTCTTGCTGGTTTCATAGAG CCAGGAGAAAGCCTGGAAGAGGCAGTGAGACGAGAAACATGGGAGGAAACTGGTATTGAAGTTGGACAAGTCGTTTATCACAGTTCTCAACCATGGCCTG TTGGGCCAAATACTATGCCCTGCCAACTAATGATGGGCTTCTTTGCTTATGCTAAATCATTGGAGATAAAAGTGGACAAGCAGGAGCTTGAAG ATGCCCAATGGCACAGCCGTGAAGACATCAAGAAAGCGTTGACGTTTGCTGAATACGAGAAAGCTCAGAGAACAAATGCTGCCAAGGTCAATCAGATTTGCAAGGGTGCTGAGAAAGGGCAGAGCCTCTCTGATGACTTTAAAGTTGAAAGTGGTGAGCCTGCTCCAATGTTCGTCCCAGGACCCTTCGCCATTGCTCATCACCTTATCTCGGCATGGGCTTTCGAGGGAGCACCAAAGCTGCCTAGTTCCTTCTCAAATCTATAA
- the LOC136525567 gene encoding uncharacterized protein, protein MEVEGNIDDIRYDLRRLSKSTSTQPQQPPLQSRPELAAAACPGGSTVDWPSGHRVASITRERGYGSEEAAAAEPGQSTDIKKTEGYSFFKPPAARGPLPLPPPPPRPGGAAVYGYKKGPEDKRYPAKPPMDDWLQSLHSYRRARGLCIRCAEKWQPGHKCAPVLQLHALQEVWNLCQDEFLEEEVSEPDNSGKPAQLFMMLSTAAASSHSSARSLQLPRKIGGNDIIIFVDSGSTHSFLNTSVAMKLQGIQPLSSPVFVQVANGGQIACSQEIPMAEWSVHQHKFHSTLKVLDIGFYDMIIGMDRLQAFSPMKIHWEQKWMLIPYGSTQIALQGLVPDSAACSVVQLFHIATDSEQMSAVKHPPVLQALLDEFAELFVDPKELPPRRPCDHTIPLVAGAQPVSVRPYLYTPALKTEIEQQVSDMLQSG, encoded by the exons ATGGAGGTCGAGGGCAACATCGACGACATCCGCTACGATCTCCGCCGCCTCTCCAAGTCTACGTCGACGCAACCGCAGCAACCACCGCTGCAGTCGCGTCCCGAGTTGGCCGCCGCCGCGTGCCCTGGCGGATCCACGGTCGACTGGCCCAGTGGGCACCGCGTCGCATCGATTACACGGGAGCGGGGCTATGGTTCG GAAGAGGCGGCTGCAGCTGAACCCGGGCAGTCCACCGACATCAAGAAAACTGAGGGGTACTCCTTTTTCAAGCCTCCAGCTGCTCGTGGCCCCCTACCACTGCCACCCCCACCTCCACGTCCAGGTGGTGCAGCGGTATACGGCTACAAGAAAGGACCTGAAGATAAGCGTTACCCAGCCAAGCCACCTATGGACGACTGGCTTCAGTCCCTACATTCCTACCGCAGAGCTCGTGGCTTGTGCATCAGGTGCGCTGAGAAATGGCAGCCAGGCCACAAATGCGCTCCAGTGCTTCAGTTGCATGCGCTACAAGAAGTATGGAATCTGTGTCAAGATGAATTTCTAGAAGAGGAAGTTTCTGAACCTGATAACAGTGGCAAACCAGCTCAACTATTTATGATGCTCTCGACAGCTGCAGCTTCCAGCCACTCGTCAGCTCGTTCTCTTCAGTTACCTAGGAAGATTGGAGGCAACGACATCATCATTTTTGTTGATTCAGGCAGCACCCATTCCTTTCTCAACACCTCTGTGGCCATGAAACTTCAAGGTATCCAACCTCTGTCATCTCCAGTCTTTGTGCAAGTAGCTAATGGAGGTCAGATTGCTTGCTCCCAAGAGATCCCAATGGCAGAGTGGTCTGTTCATCAGCACAAGTTCCATTCTACTCTGAAGGTTCTTGATATTGGGTTCTATGATATGATCATTGGAATGGACAGGCTACAGGCATTCTCTCCGATGAAAATCCACTGGGAACAGAAATGGATGCTTATTCCCTATGGTTCTACTCAAATTGCTCTTCAAGGCCTGGTACCTGACTCTGCGGCATGTTCAGTAGTTCAGTTATTTCACATTGCAACAGATTCTGAACAGATGTCCGCAGTCAAACACCCTCCAGTGCTCCAAGCCTTACTTGATGAGTTTGCTGAACTGTTTGTTGACCCCAAGGAGTTACCTCCCCGGCGTCCGTGTGACCACACCATACCGTTGGTCGCCGGCGCACAGCCTGTTTCAGTGAGACCATACCTCTACACACCAGCGTTGAAGACTGAGATTGAGCAACAAGTTTCTGACATGCTACAGTCGGGTTGA
- the LOC136527761 gene encoding hexose carrier protein HEX6-like has product MAVGVVAVEGGQDRRYGGRITAFVVLSCMTAGMDGVIFGYDIGIAGGVSSMEPFLRKVFTDVYRRMRGDTRVSNYCKFDSQLLTAFTSSLYVAGLVTTFLASRVTAGRGRRESMVLGGAAFLAGAAVGGASVNIYMVILGRVLLGVGLGFANQAVPLYLSEMALARLRGAFSNGFQLSIGVGALAANVINFGTEKISGGWGWRVSLVLAAVPAGLLTLGALFLPETPSSLVQQGRDRRDVARLLQKVRGAGVDVGDELDDIVAAAAAAGEAGAGGDGLRRLLVERRYLPQLVMAVAIPFFQQVTGINAIAFYAPVLLRTIGMGESASLLSAVVTGVVGVGSTFASMLAVDRFGRRTLFLAGGAQMQASQVLIGAIMAAELRDSGGMGKAWAGVLILLIAVYVAGFGWSWGPLGWLVPSEIFPLEVRAAGQSVTVAVSFAFTVFVAQAFLSMLCHMKAGIFFFFAAWLAVMTAFVYLPLPETKGVPIEQVARVWRAHWFWSRVVGPDPDADEVRAGGKL; this is encoded by the exons ATGGCGGTTGGCGTCGTCGCCGTCGAGGGCGGCCAGGACCGCCGCTATGGCGGAAGGATCACCGCCTTCGTCGTGCTGTCCTGCATGACCGCCGGCATGGACGGTGTCATCTTCGGCTACGACATCGGGATCGCAG GCGGCGTGTCGTCGATGGAGCCGTTCCTGCGCAAGGTCTTCACGGACGTGTACCGCCGGATGCGCGGCGACACGCGGGTGAGCAACTACTGCAAGTTTGACAGCCAGCTGCTGACGGCGTTCACGTCTTCGCTGTACGTGGCGGGCCTGGTGACCACGTTCCTGGCGTCGCGGGTCACGGCGGGGCGCGGCCGCAGGGAGTCCATGGTCCTGGGCGGCGCGGCGTTCCTTGCGGGCGCGGCCGTGGGCGGCGCGTCCGTGAACATCTACATGGTGATCCTGGGGCGGGTGCTCCTGGGCGTCGGGCTGGGCTTCGCCAACCAGGCCGTGCCGCTGTACCTGTCGGAGATGGCCCTGGCCCGGCTCCGCGGCGCGTTCAGCAACGGGTTCCAGCTCAGCATCGGGGTCGGCGCGCTGGCGGCGAACGTGATCAACTTCGGCACAGAGAAGATCAGCGGCGGGTGGGGGTGGCGCGTGTCGCTGGTGCTCGCCGCGGTCCCCGCGGGCCTCCTCACCCTCGGCGCACTGTTCCTCCCTGAGACGCCGAGCAGTCTGGTGCAGCAGGGCAGGGACCGCCGAGACGTGGCGCGGCTGCTGCAGAAGGTCCGCGGCGCCGGCGTCGACGTGGGCGAcgagctggacgacatcgtcgccgcggctgcggcggcgggggAGGCCGGGGCCGGAGGGGACGGCCTGCGTCGGCTCCTTGTGGAGCGGCGGTACCTGCCGCAGCTGGTGATGGCGGTGGCGATCCCTTTCTTCCAGCAGGTGACGGGGATCAACGCGATCGCGTTCTACGCGCCGGTGCTGCTGCGCACCATCGGCATGGGCGAGAGCGCGTCGCTGCTGTCGGCGGTGGTGACGGGCGTCGTGGGCGTGGGCTCCACCTTCGCGTCCATGCTCGCCGTGGACCGCTTCGGGCGCCGCACGCTGTTCCTGGCCGGCGGCGCGCAGATGCAGGCGTCGCAGGTGCTGATCGGCGCCATCATGGCAGCGGAGCTGCGGGACAGCGGCGGCATGGGGAAGGCGTGGGCCGGGGTGCTCATCCTGCTCATCGCCGTGTACGTGGCCGGGTTCGGCTGGTCCTGGGGCCCGCTCGGGTGGCTGGTCCCCAGCGAGATCTTCCCGCTGGAGGTGCGCGCCGCCGGGCAGAGCGTCACGGTGGCCGTGAGCTTCGCGTTCACCGTGTTCGTGGCGCAGGCGTTCCTCTCCATGCTGTGCCACATGAAGGCcggcatcttcttcttcttcgccgcGTGGCTTGCTGTCATGACCGCGTTCGTGTATCTCCCGCTGCCGGAGACGAAGGGGGTGCCCATCGAGCAGGTGGCCCGGGTGTGGCGCGCGCACTGGTTCTGGAGCAGGGTCGTCGGCCCCGACCCCGATGCCGACGAGGTGCGCGCGGGCGGGAAACTCTAG
- the LOC136528298 gene encoding RNA-binding protein involved in heterochromatin assembly dri1-like isoform X2, translated as MNIQRKPGDWSCKNCQHLNFSRRDYCQRCRDPHPDLQFGDGYSTGGVLTSLDIRPGDWYCSCGYHNFASRSSCFKCGTIVRDFPAGQGAAGGEGDFARGRDSAAVRAGWKAGDWICTRPGCNVHNFASRMECYRCNGPREAGTGK; from the exons ATGAACATTCAGAGGAAGCCTGGAGACTGGAGCTGCAAGAACTGCCAGCACCTCAACTTCAGCCGCCGTGATTACTGTCAGCGTTGCCGTGACCCACACCCTGACTTGCAGTTCGGTGACGGCTATAGCACGGGTGGTGTTCTGACCTCCCTGGACATCCGCCCAGGTGACTGGTACTGCAGCTGCGGCTACCACAACTTTGCCAGCCGCAGCAGCTGCTTCAAGTGCGGCACCATCGTCAGGGACTTCCCAGCGGGACAAGGTGCAGCCGGTGGTGAGGGTGACTTTGCTCGCGGACGCGACAGCGCCGCAGTTCGTGCTGGGTGGAAAGCTGGCGACTGGATCTGCACAAG GCCTGGTTGCAACGTGCACAACTTTGCTAGTAGGATGGAGTGCTATAGGTGCAATGGACCAAGGGAGGCAG GCACCGGGAAGTAA
- the LOC136528298 gene encoding RNA-binding protein involved in heterochromatin assembly dri1-like isoform X1 codes for MNIQRKPGDWSCKNCQHLNFSRRDYCQRCRDPHPDLQFGDGYSTGGVLTSLDIRPGDWYCSCGYHNFASRSSCFKCGTIVRDFPAGQGAAGGEGDFARGRDSAAVRAGWKAGDWICTRPGCNVHNFASRMECYRCNGPREAAGTGK; via the exons ATGAACATTCAGAGGAAGCCTGGAGACTGGAGCTGCAAGAACTGCCAGCACCTCAACTTCAGCCGCCGTGATTACTGTCAGCGTTGCCGTGACCCACACCCTGACTTGCAGTTCGGTGACGGCTATAGCACGGGTGGTGTTCTGACCTCCCTGGACATCCGCCCAGGTGACTGGTACTGCAGCTGCGGCTACCACAACTTTGCCAGCCGCAGCAGCTGCTTCAAGTGCGGCACCATCGTCAGGGACTTCCCAGCGGGACAAGGTGCAGCCGGTGGTGAGGGTGACTTTGCTCGCGGACGCGACAGCGCCGCAGTTCGTGCTGGGTGGAAAGCTGGCGACTGGATCTGCACAAG GCCTGGTTGCAACGTGCACAACTTTGCTAGTAGGATGGAGTGCTATAGGTGCAATGGACCAAGGGAGGCAG CAGGCACCGGGAAGTAA
- the LOC136525566 gene encoding uncharacterized protein, translating to MAAADHLDTKASSDNTTAAGVRSSSVSADPFVLVSEAIVHRVWRENCDEAFKLVVDKLRQPRRHFYIALDIEFVAGASTNVRFRPICWNTWYDHLRTFVNGGEMLQVGLALAFDLDLDHQRHREAQAPSSVIALEINLRFDVDAREYNDASITFLAVQGHRLTEHRDRGVTMEQFLNGLLRHLPFGDDFVIWVPFHGDRDFGFLLLLLQQQGRGVLPPDRAAFMRQVRQQFPVFYDVRVLGQLEKEGFTGSLTALAAHLGVRRIGGEHHAGSDALLTLSCFKEIHRRNKHELHRLHSRQCLMSGMEELDMGIKCARHIDDATVTTVEVRGHNFNKEARLIDEVVTSNFKIVGADVQLLPLGCGIPFYAADPQQDYDLMKSSLKGINEFHVTVAFMNAEGMLAYGRVWKFHLSSRADPAVAGGNSAYVRPGQLAWLMASCGATHNPNVAWVTYQGSLGIACLIKSFLAADDLPSDWCSYIKHQRGVFPGLYDVRLIAQGCPDIAKAPLGVGDVAGAPGSFCFEMLQETGRESLFSTHCRGCPGAAYGESELFLVLTDSSLMEDRWYFSGTLH from the coding sequence ATGGCGGCCGCGGACCATCTCGACACGAAGGCTTCCAGTGACAACACCACTGCAGCAGGCGTGCGCTCATCATCGGTGTCAGCCGACCCGTTCGTGCTTGTCTCGGAGGCCATCGTGCACAGAGTCTGGCGCGAGAACTGCGACGAGGCGTTCAAGCTCGTCGTGGACAAGCTCCGTCAGCCTCGCCGCCACTTCTACATCGCGCTCGACATCGAGTTCGTGGCTGGCGCCTCCACGAACGTTCGCTTCAGGCCGATCTGCTGGAACACCTGGTACGATCACTTGCGCACCTTTGTCAACGGAGGCGAAATGCTCCAGGTGGGCCTCGCGCTTGCATTCGACCTCGACCTCGACCACCAACGACATAGAGAAGCTCAAGCCCCATCGTCCGTGATAGCACTGGAGATCAACCTCAGGTTCGACGTGGACGCGCGTGAGTACAATGATGCGTCGATCACCTTCCTGGCAGTTCAAGGGCACCGTCTCACAGAACACAGAGACCGTGGAGTCACTATGGAGCAGTTTCTCAACGGCCTCCTTCGGCATCTCCCGTTCGGTGACGATTTCGTCATCTGGGTGCCTTTCCACGGGGACCGTGACTTCGgcttcctcctcctgctgctgcagcagcaagGCCGCGGCGTTCTGCCACCGGACCGCGCAGCCTTCATGCGCCAGGTGCGTCAGCAGTTTCCGGTCTTCTATGATGTGCGTGTCCTCGGTCAGTTGGAGAAGGAAGGGTTCACCGGCAGCCTCACGGCCCTGGCTGCGCATCTAGGCGTTCGCCGTATCGGCGGCGAGCATCACGCCGGCTCCGACGCGTTGCTTACGCTGTCGTGCTTCAAGGAGATTCACCGCCGCAATAAACACGAGCTGCATCGACTGCATTCTCGACAGTGCTTGATGTCAGGAATGGAAGAGCTCGACATGGGCATCAAGTGTGCACGCCACATTGATGATGCCACTGTCACCACAGTTGAGGTGCGAGGGCATAATTTCAACAAAGAGGCACGGCTAATCGATGAAGTGGTGACAAGCAATTTCAAGATCGTCGGAGCCGATGTGCAGCTTCTTCCGTTGGGCTGTGGCATCCCCTTTTATGCAGCTGATCCGCAGCAAGATTATGACCTCATGAAGAGCAGCTTGAAAGGCATCAACGAATTCCATGTCACGGTCGCGTTCATGAACGCCGAAGGGATGCTAGCGTATGGCCGTGTGTGGAAATTCCACCTCAGCTCCAGAGCTGATCCTGCAGTTGCAGGAGGCAACAGCGCCTACGTGCGTCCGGGACAATTGGCTTGGCTCATGGCATCATGTGGTGCTACACACAACCCCAATGTAGCTTGGGTGACATACCAGGGATCACTTGGGATCGCCTGCCTGATCAAGTCATTTCTAGCAGCCGACGACCTTCCCAGCGACTGGTGTTCTTACATCAAGCATCAAAGAGGAGTTTTTCCTGGTCTATACGATGTCAGATTGATTGCCCAGGGATGCCCTGATATTGCTAAAGCACCCCTTGGGGTTGGGGATGTTGCTGGCGCCCCAGGCTCTTTTTGTTTTGAGATGCTACAAGAGACTGGCAGAGAGTCCCTGTTTTCCACACATTGCAGAGGCTGTCCGGGGGCAGCTTATGGCGAGTCAGAGTTGTTTCTGGTACTGACTGACAGCTCGCTGATGGAAGATCGATGGTATTTTAGTGGTACTTTGCACTAA